The Cydia splendana chromosome 7, ilCydSple1.2, whole genome shotgun sequence genome contains the following window.
CTTTATCTTCAGTGCTATTGGTAAGGTCCCTTTATATTTTTCACTTGTTTATCATGTATGATGCAATTTGTGTTTTCTATGACAGGGTCATCTTTCTTCTTGACACTAATCAGCTTATCACATCGTTCTCGATATTTTCGTTAGATAGTTGTTTAAACGTAGACAGATATTGAACGGAAAAAAAGGGTAATAAATCCTCAAAATTTTAAAACTGTTTTAAATTATTCACAGGCAATATTGAAGGGCAGTACGCTATCAAACATGGCAAATGCTTAGCCCTGTCCGAAGGACAGGCCCTTGATTGTCTCGATTGTGGAACTTGCTCTGGAGGCTCGCCGGCTGATGTAATGGGGTACGCTTAATGATGACACACGCTATAACGGTCCTGGTCCTGGCCGAGGCTTCCgaaacttcgttttctatgatgCGGTAATAAGGTTCGGATGTCTCAGTCATCCGTTACTGGTCATTCGTACGAGTACCTTGGTATATTATAATTGGTAACGTAAGAGTAGGTCCgtaactaaattaataaaggCAATTAATGAATTCACGAAGCCCTGCTCTCGCAGAGGTGTCTTAACTaaccttttattatgttataaatcataaatctaaGTAGCGGACTTTATCATTAGTAACTATAtcatttatttacctacataaaagACGCAGTGGtgctactaaactaaattaataactagcttaaatctaaaataggcccttgaggcattgtacccaggatgctggcagcatttcctcgttgtatcgcaatgctgagtACGTTGTGCGGGGAACCCGCCAGTACTTCGATCGCCAGCCTTTATCATTTTCATTAGAAATTACACGTCCATTTTCATCTTTTTATTAGCCTCTATACTTTCCATGACACTTACACCATCTCTGCCAATTTCAGGGAATTAGTAaagaaaaatttagaaaaagaaGAACACTATCCGTATAACCCTGTTAAAAGAGACTGTAAAGAAGACTATAATAAAGGAGTTGTACAGATGACGGGAGAAATCTTACAATTAGATGTTGAAAAAGAAATGGATTTGAGGGGTTATTTGGTACATTTTGGACCTCTGTCAATTTGTACGTATCTCATATCTTTTACAACCAGTAAGTAATAACATTTCCtgtttttcgcacttgtatcgtattTTGTTTGCTTCAGCTGTAAACTCCAAAGACTTTTTTCATTATAATGGCGGTATATTGGAACCTAGTAAGTGCAAAGGCCTACTGGCGGACCATGCTGTGCTCTTGGTGGGATATGGAGAAGGTTTGTGATGTTTTAATAGTTattaatcttcttcttcttcttcttcaacctagcgttttcccggcctagcgccagggtccactttcctgctcagtcttctccactttgcccggtcttcagcatcctcaggtgtgagattgttctcttgcATGTCctctgtcacgacgtccagccagcgatTCTTAGGCCTACCTAATAGTTattaataagtacttaaatttATCTAGATTATTATGGTGATAATTTATACTACAtagtacattataaattataaatgtgaaagtgtttgtctgtctgtctgtgaccTCTTTGCGCTTACACcgttgaaccgatttagatgtgGTATGGAGACAGTTCGAGGCCCGGGAAAGGACataagatagtttttatcaatcatcatcattatcatcatcccGCGCAGACAAAGTCGCAGACTTTCTTTATAGAAACCAATAAACTAATATGTCAGAGAAGTATTAAATgtttcaagtaggtacctatttgtggttcattaatttaattatgcaGATTTTAAAAGTTGTAGGTAGCTCTTATTTGGAACATCTATAAATTATAGTCTGTCTTTTACTACTACGCCACACATTTTCTATGCAGGAAACAAATGAGGATTTTATAATACTCTTTTCTATGAGCAAGCAGTACTtcaatgcaaaaaaaaaggaCTATATATACATATCCATAACTTATTAAACCGTCTTTTTTTCGCAGAAAACGGCAAATTGTTCTGGACAATTAAAAACTCATGGGGCGCGGGTTGGGGTGAAAAAGGCTACTTGAGACTTTCAAGAGAAGGCAATGCATGCGATATTTTCGTCCAAGTCCTAACAACTTCCATATATTAATGAAAATATTATACTCTGTTTGAgttttatttgtgatatttttagtaaaataaataaatttgctgtTCGTAAATCGATAGTTAAACTTAATCAGTAGTTACACCTCCTTAAagaaaatcttaaataatattGATCATGTATCTTCTTCAAGAAGAAAGAACTATCTTAACCAAACAGTTATTCCAACATGTTTGGTTTTCATCAGCAATTTCAGTTTACCAAAGGCCAGTTTCTGGCAGTAAATACACGTGCTACCACAAAAAATGTCCAACATAAATCTATATTTGAAGATTTCCCTCATCATCACTCCTGACTTGATGTCAATGGGCTaaagcaggggtctccaaacttttatacctgagggccatattgcgcctcagaattttCGCTCGGGCCACCGTCGGCGCCGACGGGGGGTGGGTGTATCTGGGGTTGCTGCTGTTTGGAAAGTGGAAGTCAGGTAAAATTAAAAGGTATGATCATCGATACGAATTCACATCCCAATTATTCATGATTAGATTTAGAACTTATAATCGTTCTTGGAAAGTATTTACTTGAACTCGGCAAATACGGTACTTAGCTACGAGGTTTTTTATGGGTAAGTAGTAGAgctgcaccggatattcggttactatccggtaccCGGACTATCcggcccttattttattatccgACCGGGTACCGAAttgtgacctactatccggctggataccggatagtaactctGCTTGATTTCGGCTTGGATACGGTCATAATCGTaggtactcgtttattatttcaaaacaatttaaaaattccacgcgcactcatttcgaacccaAAAATGAGTCCACGCGTACGTTCACTtcgaaacaggtcaaaatctGCATAATGAGCTCTAGAATctgcggagtgagccacgcctgataaaGGATAaaggtgtccgtcactttcaaacccgcggtgttaaaaagtgacgtttattattttatcacgtggataaaggcATCGTAATACCTAcgctgaaaaaccgaaatgtaggtatagataTAGTtacgccggccgaatattcggcggccggatacaatatattcggccgatggtcagtcTGAACATCCGGtttccggtatccggccaaacaactatccgttgcatctctagtaagTACCTAGTTTAAATTCttttaatttaggtacctatattcctTCTATGCACCCATTTTAAAAGTCATAAAATACATGAATGAACATTAACAGAtaacgaattttatgactattttgTGTATAAAAAGCCTGCTTGAAAACTACCTAACATCAACACATTTTTAACGTATTAAGCGTACTACTGTCATGTTTCTACCAACAATCTGGGTGGCGGTCTATTTCGTCAACAATGCCGTCATTGCTGATGTCTCTCACATTGAAAAACCATTTTACGAATTAAACGACGCCGAAAATCTCTTCAGAGATTTTGTGAAGCAGCACGGCAAAAAATACGATCGAAGAGAGTATTTTGAAAGACTCGAATTTTTCAAGGAAACCTTAAAAGATATCAACTGGCAAAACGAGATGTTTCCTAATACTGTGTTTGCTGTGAATCATTTCGCTGATTTAAGGCCTGAGGAGCTTCAGCAATATATCGGTTTTAGGCCATTAAATGGAACAGTAAATAACGTTTTTATCCTTAAATCTGATGGGCCAGTCACTGCACCTGACACACACGATTGGAGACAACATGGAAAAGTATCACACGTCAAAGATTCAGGGCAATGCGGCAGCTGCTTTATCTTCAGCGCTATTGGTATCTATTTCAATTTCCTTCGATGCTTTATGATTATGGTATTTCTCTTGGAATTATTTAACTTATGTAAATGCTTACAGGAAATATTGAGGGCCAGTACGCTATGAAACACGAACAATGCTTGGCTCTCTCCGAAGGACAAGCTCATGAATGTGGTCAAGATGGGGATCCTGATGAAGTCATgaagtaagtatatttaaattTGGAGTGGTTATATAATTACCacataaattcaaattttctgcaATCCTATCGAATATAAACACGGTTTCAAAGCATGACGCAGAAGACGGAACTATAATATGTCAAGTGTACACTGTATAGCTGCAGAGATAGCTGACCCCCCACGCAAACAAGTTTCAATGCAGGGGGGTCAGTTTTTTCTGCAGCTTACTGCACAACAAAAAATTGCTTCATCGATCTATCTGGATGATATCTGGATGGATATTAatctttttacataaatacttatttcagtttataagttTCATAATATTGTGACTTAGTTaagcaaacaaattaaaatatttaattaaataatttagttGCTTCCCTAGTCGCtaactaaaaaataatttttaattccAGTGACCTTGCTCAAAGATGTCCCAATGGAAAAGCAGGAATCATGACCGAAGCTGATTATCCTTACGATGATTCAGAACCACCTTGCCATGAAAACTGCGGTAAGGCTGTAGTCAAAGTGTTAAAAGGCGAGAGAATAGATGTTCTTGACGAAAACACGCTTAAACAGAAGTTGTATGATATCGGGCCTTTGTCAGTCGGTGAGTACCTAATAAGTAACCCTCTTTTAACTTTTAACCCTCTCTCGACCATTTGTAGGAAACTCAGTCAGCCCAAtcacattaaatataatattcctTATAGAAAACATTGCAGAATGAAATatcgtcaggcgtggctcactccgcgatttcctcgctttgctacaggtagctaaaattacatccgttccacaccaattttggtggctagctataagccgcgcgtggcgctgtcgccacctagcggccttACTcgtatctgtcctgatcgtaacagacgcgtgttgttagagagtgagtcttctgtacctattactattatttattctgtgatatcgttaacataatttatattttgcttCAGGTTTAAATGCCGTCGACTTTATATATTACGAATCTGGTATTCTGGAACCTAACAGGTGCAAAGGCAAAGATCCTAATTACGCCGTCCTCTTAGTAGGATATGGAAAAGGTTTGTACCAAGGCAGGGCTTCCCACAGGCTAAGAATTGCTATACTAAATAGtaccttttttattcttaattgTATAGAGGCTTTCGTACACAAATTCCGTACCCTTTTCGCAGTGCGTTTGGAGCGCCATCTCAGCATTACCTTAGAGGCTGACTGTTTagattttttaagtttataaaatgtaCTTAGCTCTAAGTACATATAGTATACATAGCGTACCACGCAACGCAAGTGATTTGCTACGCAGAAGAAGCGGtgctaaataaatacctatccaACGAGGCATGATTTcatatattatacttatttcACAGAAAACGGTACACCGTTTTGGATAATCAAGAACGCTTGGGGAGCGAAATGGGGCGAGAAAGGCTACGTGCGCTTGCGTCGGGGCGTCAACGCGTGCATGATGGGCACCTCCTACACGGCCACCGCTACTGTGGCTTAAGAATTTGAagacttagagcatttagtaactggagacgccttggcttgcattttctgtacgaaacagtctgccgattttaagggggaggggcacgtcaaacgTATGGCTATTTGTAGTACTTACATGATTTGTAATACGTAACGGACAAATAGCCATGTAAGATAAATGTCAGTCCATGTCCATAagtacaaaagtttgcacaattgtgcaaggttttcgacacagaaggcgactccggttattaaatgctttaAGTAATAAGAGTATTTAAcagaataattaaatttttgcttTGTGTTTAGTTTGCAAAACTTATGTCTGTATTTTATTCGAtatttttctatataattaaatTCGTATTACTTGCAAATAAACGTTTTTTTACCaaaattagagttagaccaagaaaagtctacagtgattttgatagcccacgcagtgcaagtgttatttatacgacatAATTTCTTAGAaggttgacgtttaaaataatacttgcactgcgtgggctatcaaaatcgctgcagacttttcttgatctgaCTCTATCATCCTTTTATCAGGGGTACTATCTTTAGGAATCATATGCTTATTTTAAAGTGCCTGTATTGTTGTGTAGGGTGACAATTCATGTAATTAATCGTAGTAACCAAATTTATCAAGAAATTGACAGATAGATAGATTGCTCGCTTCAAGGCCGCAGCAGTTATATCGTAACAGTAATGCACATCACTCGcagctgcagcagtaatgcgcTGCATTTCGcttcgaatgtcaccttaaccATGTACCGACGTAGACATGATAAACGATGGCCAttaaggtggttcgattttcatacaaaattcaatcgcCTTTTATTAAGTCACTACACACTATTAATACATAAGTTGTTCCGcatttatctactttcgaatattGGTTTGcgctaaattaataaaaaaaactttttttcatACAGAAATCGTGCATAAATCATCGTCTTTTTATACCAATTTTACGTATGTgtgtgtcacaaatgtcgtgtacaAATACATTGCGACGTCCCCCGCCACTCCATGCCCTGGCCGGAAAGTGGCGCCATCAAGCGAGGCATAAGCTTTGAGTAACCTAGTCGAACCACATTAATGGCAACGTTATATTCATCATTAGTCATTTTGATGTTTATGGCGACACTTCCAACTCTACGAGTTTACCtgctagtggctctgtgagctgtacaCCTCGCTATAAGATTCACtatggtctaagagctagctaggaaataggtttgcaatttataaaTTAACAGTGGTTGgtcaacaaaggggttgtaaaaacaattgaaggtgtgcaatttatagaggggaccgaaaaagggaccttatagtaataaggtcccgtttttttCCGATTACCCAATGGGACACGATAAAATTTGATCCAGTAAATGAGATGACATGGCACTTTTTCGCGCATCTTGGACgacacctggcactacttttacCCCAATTAAAACGCCTGCCAATGttatattcgaattaaatacaaaattagctattatatcacaccaaactcagagctctataaattatacaccttcaatttatttgacaccTCTCACACCCAACggtgaacagctgccaggcgcccgaattaattaataatgatagtacgGCACACTAACTAGGGGGACTttgttgctctataaattgcaaacctatttccgtagctagctctCCGTCTAATAGCGACCTATTTTCTATTGTCTTTATTATATTTCATTTCTCTTCAAAGAAAATATTTGAATTGATTCGAAGTAGAATACTTGTAGTAAGTATCTTCCATAAAAAATCATGCATGAAGCAAATTGTAGGGTATTCAAAGGGGCTTAGTCAAGGCTTAGgtactaaaaaaattaaaacaaaataaatgcaatgatgccaaatttattttagtattcaTAAGATCGTACAATATGCAACGAGTAAGCCAACTCCTTACACAGGTTTTTAGAATTTTGCTTATGATCTATGTTGAAATGTATTTCATAACCATTGTGAATGCATGTAATGTGTGAACTTGTGAAGCCGTTAGACAGGATTGAAGCAAGGTTATTCAACATGGCAGGTAGCCGTGTAGCCCGTGCCCATCTTGCACGCGTCTACTCCTCGCCGCAGTCGCACATAGCCTTCCTCTCCCCAACCCTTTCCCCACGAGTTCTTAATCAGCCAGTACTGTTTTCCATTTTCTATGAAATAAACACATCAATATTAATAGTctgcaaaataaattattactcctctttttctttgattttcttaTCATTGAAAGAACAACACAATTTCGTGATAAACGTATTTTACAAAGTGGATTTTTGTTTTCGATATTGTTATTCCATTTCCTTGGAAGTTATAGCAATCAAATAAGTTTTATCGGATTTCTTACTTTAGTTAGTAACACTGTAACTTCTTATCTATTACATTCTAACAAACCTTCTCCATATCCCACCAAGACCACGCCATGGTCAATATCTTGCCCTTTGCAGTGGTGCGGTTCTAGTATTCCCTTACTATAATGATCGAAGTCCGCGGCGTTTAaggctataaaaaaaatatttttctgtttATCTTTTCCCCTAGGAATCTATTTTTTTCAATATCCGTTTCACTTGTCTTAAAAATGAGTAGGTAACTTAAGCTCCCTCTTTTTAAAAGGTTAGTCGGAAATTAGATACCATAGTGGCTTAAAATTAACGAGGATAACATTCGACAACATAAAAGATACTTACTTACAAGATAGAACGCAATGTGTAGAaataaaaagagtaaacaataGGAACGTAACAGAAGTATTTACTTCTGAATATTCTACTTATAAATATGGAGTGCCTCCGGGAAGCGTCCTTGGCCCTCTGCTATTTCTATTATATGTTAACGACCTTCCTGACATCACATATCATAAATGTGTTTTATTCGCCCATGACATATCAATTATAGTATCAAGTAATTAATCAGAAACTCAAGCAAATCACGAATTTGACATAAATAGTGCTATTGCACTTGAATGTGTGGTAAAGTGGCTTGAAGGAAACAATCTCcaagttaattttgaaaaaacaaCGTATTTACGTTTTAATCAATCTAGTTAatctataattatgtataagctACAATGGACATTTATTACAAGAACGTGACATAGTAAAATTTTTAGGAATACATTTAGATAATAAGCTAAACTGGAATGGACATATTGAAACTGTATGCGCAAGACTGAATAGATTTGGTTTTGTCCTTAATAGATTGCGTAGAACATCTGATCACAGAACTGCCATGGCTGCTTATTACCGATATGTCGAATCAATTCTCAGATATGGACTCACGATCTGGGGTAATAGGATAGATATTATAAGAGTATTACGATCCCAAAACAAATATATTCGTGCAATCTGTAGTATTAGCCCTCTCGAGTCATGTAAGCCGATGTTTCTCAAGCTTAAAGTCCTGCCATTTCCTTGCCTGTATGTTTTTGAAGTAGCCAAATTTGTTAAACAACGCcctgaattatttattacagctaGTGACATATACCTTAGAAATACTAGAAACGGTGAACGACTTGTAGTTGGAATGCAAAAAAAACctgctatttttaacaaaaaactgCTGTGCTATGTGTGTAGAAAATTTCTACACACTTCTACtagaaatatttaataagttgccACCTGACATTAAATGCTTGcgaattaataaatttaagaaaacCCTACATGAATGGctgttaaataaaatgttttattcacTTCACGATTATTTCAATGATATAATGtatataatgtaataaatactTAGCTTAAGAAATACAACAGATATTTGCATGCTGTTTGTGGACGGTTGAATTAGGAGGAACTTTATGTATATATAACAACTGTAATCTGACCCTATTcacgcaaataaataatttatgatttatgaaccCGAAATTAAAACTATGCGAACGatggtaccatcgcccacactgttaactgacagttcctaaaccttattacaaaaggcataaggtcagccgatggacagttaaaagtgttgctgtttgtacctaccAACTGCTAGAGGTCCATAGTTTGACAACAGTTTCTTCAGCACTTCTTCGTTGGGGACTGCTACTTCTTTACCATCTAATACCAAGGCAACTCCCTTACTCTTATCTTCAGTACAGGTTTTCTTTTTGTCTTCATAGGGATAGTCTCCTTCCTTCTCTAACTTTTCCTTCTTTTTAGCTAATTCCCTGAAATTAATGCTTGTTATAAGgtcaataataaattatatcctgaaggacggtccCGGAGAGTCCTGCATCTAGCTAACGGCGAGTAACTACTTGTACAGCCATAAGATTATGTGCTGTGCCGTGTAGTTGCTGCAACTTTCTCTTCTATACGATACGGctttgtggaccgcgaagtaccgtactattTGCATTTACCTGCGccatttctcaaaaatggtcttgccacgctctattgggatcgatctataaTCACTGACAGTACTGTAGCCAATAAGTCAGACATCGTGACAATAGATAGATCACAACGCCAGGCCGTGCTCGtcgacatcaccatcccccatgagaatctcgtgaaagctGAGAAGTACAAgttcagtaagtacctagacttggttcacgagataaccgccatgtagAATGTTGATTTGACGATCATTATCCCGAAGCCGATGTATGTATATACTCTTCCGGCCGATTTCGACCATGGCGACACTTATAATTATACCTTATAGCCGCTGGTGGTCGGGTTTTCAGCTCATCCCGTCTGATATCTAGTTCCATAAGTCGACGGGATTCAAAGACATCAGTTGGTTTAATGACAAAAAATCTCCTTACACGATCCCGATAGTTGTTACAGCGAACGGTTTTATAGCGAAAAGTCTCGACCAAAACCTTGAAAGACTCTCGCTCAGAGGTGGTTGGATCACAAACACGAGgttcagatgcagaaggcgctAGTCTTGGACACAGCGTGGATATTCCGGCGGTTCCtttctctgcggccctgaccaccggcagcttggccCTTGCTCCGCTGCTAGTGGCACCGTATAGGGTAGATTTTCCATAATGTATTTATATCtcttttatattgtttttttatacctattttacttttatactcacattgtgaAACCCTAAGACCAACGATGAACAAatgaatggggttggcaactgtcaaaggtttgcctagatggcgccatcatagcttgcccctttttctatgagatttggcttaaagagctggcatccagggtattaaaaaaacaaaaatttgacacaattctagggattgacggggcaagctatgatggcgccatctgctaaaaacttccaccggccaaccccattaagaCCAGAAAAAGGCTTAAGTAATTAATGAACATGTTTTGTTAATGACCTTAAtagatcttttttttttctgtaatcCGGACCTATACCAATAGTATACACAATACACATGGCCTCAAACTAGATACTTTTTACATACATGTGCAGGCGATTAATATATTGGTATTGCTGTAGGATGTAtgtgcctcgtagagaggcgaaacacgtgtcgagtattattattttggttgtggtttgttatatttatttgcgtatttatttttgcggtgggagggtgggaacagcaagtaagtataacgggttagcactgaatGACTAGGACGTTATCTTAtacgcggattagcaaagtaatattttggttttgattaatatggatttccgcaaagtaacgcctgattctattcactagtagtaaaatatttcaaacatataaataaaaagcgaACCCACTGAAAAACGGCATGCATTATTCCTCCTCCGCAATCTCCACACTCAAGACAGTCAAGGGCTTGTCCTTCGGAAAAGGCTGGGCATTGTTTGTGTTTGATAGCGTACTGTCCTTCAATTTCGCCTGTgaacaatgtaaaaaaatagatatttgtgacgttccacgggaaaaggtaccttatgagggtttctagtttcggagatatgaaatgttttgtaaagaggtgaaaaaatgctcaatttttttttattgtgtgatctgaaaccttaatgcgtaacctttgtttacctgtttttatttttgttataagttagttataagcctagtaatgtcgtctcagagtttagtagaaaaggtaccttatggaaaaaagattgaaaattcccataaaaactagtcaatacgggaaaagaagtttggtagagaactgtattagcattctgcaaaactaattggataatttcagttctggttggggcgcctcgcaaatattataaccgtacatcgaccgacatcacaaatccaagtagcctgctattataccaaagttactctcgtcaagtctttcttaactagaataatcttcatttggtttggtcgcatgcagtaaatcagccattggtttgctgaaaaatgccaatacccgacgcattaccttatggaagatctgaggtcattgaacctcaatgccgcttatcttcaatagcaaccgaaatatattattgataagaaatagacgatttataccaggttaaccccaaaatattattagtttatcctaactgttccatcatcatcatcatgcctcatcatgtaacttaatcacaaggtaccttttcattacatacaaattattggtcttttttaagattattatgacgaagaactaattaaatttggggcagtttaatgttaattaatattttctattcataaaagataaactgtaatatgattgatattttgtagtgatgtattattagatttatttccataaggtaccttttcgtaaatgtatggagcaaatactgttattgttatgtaagtttaaagtggcataaggggttaaatatagtatttagttggggttttaggatttatttcatttgaatgacagaatttctttcatatgtgctcagaaaaattgattgtgtgtcacattaaaagtaaaaatattcaattttgtgattttatatgaaaaagtcagaaaatacatgttcacctctaaatcggtattgttttttgcttaaactgtctgtcagtgtcgttttctaatagataaaatttaaatcttgagagctcattgcaatcaatcgtgaaaatgaaataaaactttattttcaagagattggttagtatacacataaatcagtcgatatcaaaagtttctatttgcattacagaacaagtcgcaatattttttaaatctcagatatataaggtattattatttgtagtcaactatgtaacttacttcaggaacatagttttttaggcggctaaacttaaaacttctctatcgtaaagttgctcatttcacaacattattttcaaaaaatcatatctctgtaactacgcaacctagaaggttgatcttttgtgttatcgatagcttatctattgtagattactggggtatgcataactccatacccgccataaggtacctttgaccgtgggacgtcacatttactCTTGTGATTTTTTACAGGGAAGATAGGTAcgtagaattaaataaattacatttattGGAAGGGTAAGAGGCTTTGAAAGACACATTACAGGTTTTCGAATGATCGAATAtttcaaaagtacctacctattaatttCTCATATTTG
Protein-coding sequences here:
- the LOC134792289 gene encoding uncharacterized protein LOC134792289; this translates as MLMPVVLATVCLASSTVLAAFNKPFYDVEDAENLFKDFVKEHKKVYNRREYFERLEIFKETLKDINERNAMFPDTIFALNHFSDLKPLELQHYLGLKPSNGTIRKVKIPNRSYPIPEEFDWRHHHAVSHVKNQKTCGSCFIFSAIGNIEGQYAIKHGKCLALSEGQALDCLDCGTCSGGSPADVMGELVKKNLEKEEHYPYNPVKRDCKEDYNKGVVQMTGEILQLDVEKEMDLRGYLVHFGPLSISVNSKDFFHYNGGILEPSKCKGLLADHAVLLVGYGEENGKLFWTIKNSWGAGWGEKGYLRLSREGNACDIFVQVLTTSIRTTVMFLPTIWVAVYFVNNAVIADVSHIEKPFYELNDAENLFRDFVKQHGKKYDRREYFERLEFFKETLKDINWQNEMFPNTVFAVNHFADLRPEELQQYIGFRPLNGTVNNVFILKSDGPVTAPDTHDWRQHGKVSHVKDSGQCGSCFIFSAIGNIEGQYAMKHEQCLALSEGQAHECGQDGDPDEVMNDLAQRCPNGKAGIMTEADYPYDDSEPPCHENCGKAVVKVLKGERIDVLDENTLKQKLYDIGPLSVGLNAVDFIYYESGILEPNRCKGKDPNYAVLLVGYGKENGTPFWIIKNAWGAKWGEKGYVRLRRGVNACMMGTSYTATATVA
- the LOC134792450 gene encoding procathepsin L-like; protein product: MFVPIVLVTLCLASSTVLAAYDKPYYDVEDAENLFKNYVQEHKKVYNRREYYERLEIFKETLKDINKRNDRFPDTVFAVNHFADLKPHERAQYHGFKLPSGNRTKAVLLDLPEVTATELDWRKKDAVTHVKNQGRCGSCYIFSAVGEIEGQYAIKHKQCPAFSEGQALDCLECGDCGGGIMHAVFQELAKKKEKLEKEGDYPYEDKKKTCTEDKSKGVALVLDGKEVAVPNEEVLKKLLSNYGPLAVALNAADFDHYSKGILEPHHCKGQDIDHGVVLVGYGEENGKQYWLIKNSWGKGWGEEGYVRLRRGVDACKMGTGYTATCHVE